From Cotesia glomerata isolate CgM1 linkage group LG3, MPM_Cglom_v2.3, whole genome shotgun sequence:
taaatatctgaaaaattaatttttataaaaaaaaaatgtatttgttaaattaaaaaataattaaatgactGCTAACGTTGTCATATTATGATGACCTTCAAATCTTGATAttgattttaagaatttaacaTCATTGTTATATACTTAGtgataaatgtaaatatatataagtagTTGATAGAAAGCATTTCGATCCATTCAAGTTTAGCttgatttatatttgtaaaagcTTTCATGTGTACTTAcgttaaaaaagaaaagatgTATATTATAATACGGGTAATAAAAAGAGAGAGGGTATTTACttatatataggtatataaaTATGAGGATATAAACATGATGTTCAGAGTCCAAACACGCTAGTTGGTTCGTGACAGTGAAAGTCAAAGCTTCTCGGCTTCAGACTGTCGGATTAAAATTTGAGTttaaattgaaacaaaaaaatcccaAACTGTCATTTCGCAACAGTCaccattaattattcattcaagtaggtttaaaaaaaaaaaactatttatcgCCATCTAGCGAGTTTGACAATCGACAACAATAGTAACTCTCGTTTTCAGATTCTCCTTCTCGTTCTTCCTTCCTCCTCAATCGTCctcattcattttattttctgtttaTAGAAAAGCAAGATAAAAAACAACTCGGTGTATTCTATAAACATCTCTCTCagtcttcaataaaaataaaaaaaatttagtgtttgttaattttaaaaaaggaaatatttacatttaaaaatgttacaCGACAGCGATTGTCAAGGATTATCAAATGGAACGCAGCAGAATAGTGTGGTTCAACCATTACTCACAggtattgacatttttatttattaattactattatttttttaattattcatttcaaattattttaacctTCAATCGTTAATCatcttattaaaataataatatttttcttttattcagacacaaattataataaattctttcataaattatttttcttattttttttaaatcatttactgacaaattataatttaaaattaatgactcgtgaattttttagtcatttattattatcagtattacatcataattaaatgcgtatcatttcttctttaattaagccactaaatattatttataattaatatttttttattattaataataatttaaataaccatcaaacaaatattagaatattaaagttagtcgacgttattaatttttttattatttttcatttattaaacttgaattaaattttttttaaaaattgcacttatagtttttcaagttttttacaaattcaatgtttttgtaataattttttcaataaaaaaaaaattcttaaattttttagatttcggttaacttaattttcagatttccaaaatttttggaaattttttattgaaaaaatttcaattaaataattaaaaaaaaaatttcacatgtaaaaaacttgaaaaactatgagtgcaattttttagaaatatctttttagttgtaatttaattaataaaaaaaatcaaaaatttttagacgtctgctaaacataatactaaagttaaccgacgattttaattttttaatttttttttaataattaaattggaacaaaaaaatattttttaaaaattgcacttacagtttttaaagttttttacaagtgaaaaattttttttatttttttgtaatcattttttcaataaaaaaaaattctaaaaatttttaaatatcggctaacttaattttcatctgctaaactattatttttttattgattaataataattatttattattttttttttagatttatacCAAATAACAATGGCCTATGCCTATTGGAAATGTGGAAAAATGAATGATTACACGacatttgatttattttttcgtaagaATCCTTTCCGAGgagaatttacaatttttgctGGCCTGGGAGAGTGTTTAAAGTTCATGCAAAAGTTTAAATACTCCGAAAGtggtaagtaataaaataaataattactgaatcttaaaaaatattaataattaaaatagctTCATAAAAGTTTACTGTTATTtacacaataattattacagtAGTAAAAgagtaattgtaataaaactagttttaatcagtaattacacaaaagtttttcaagataacaaaaattatcttttaattcCAGATATTGAATATTTGAAAACAACGATGTCTTCATCGATAGAACCAGAAttctttgaatatttaaaaggCCTAACACCCAAAGGCGTAACTCTTTATGCGATAGAGGAAGGCTCCGCTGTATTTCCAAGGtgaacatatatatttatatgattgaaatggcaattgtaaataaaaatatttatttttcttaaagagTTCCATTGATTCGAGTAGAAGGTCCACTGATAATGGTCCAATTGCTGGAGACAACACTCCTCACGCTGGTAAATTACGCAAGTCTGATGGCAACAAATGCTGCACGATATCGTATGGCAGCTGGCAATAATGTCTCGCTTCTCGAATTTGGATTGAGAAGAGCTCAAGGTCCTGACGGCGGGCTTAGCGCCTCCAAGTACAGTTACATAGGCAAGCTTATTATATTCGTCACTAGTTACGAATAATTGAAACTCCGTTTTAAATACTTAAGAGATTATAATCTAATAACTACCTAGATAAAAATAggagtaattaattatatacctagtatataatatataattgacgaaaaattctcCATGACAACGGGTAGTTTACTGTTTATCAAGAAACGGTTAAGTCGATAGTCCGTGCTTGTTAGTACCATGAGTTCATGGATATTGCTTAAAACTAAAAccactaattttaaaaactatctCTAGACACTTCGTGTTAATTACTCTatcgatttttatttacttttattgtaCAGTTAAATCTAGGtcgtaataataaaaaccttGAAAACTTTTATCATTAACTAACTCAAAGATTCTCTTTatgtttgattaatttatttttttattttatctatattattaagagaataagaaaaatgttGTGTCTAGGATAGTcgtatgataaaatcggtttttttttagtgaaatttagtgtcattacaaaggtcttgatttgaatttgtgtcttttcaatgttttatattattctcaccgatagtcttatcttaatttattatgataagtatttaggctgcattcgaaaattctctatttctaaatacataattaagaaatgaccttgtatcttgagaactattgacatttttaaaaataaaagctcatctcgatgttacactcatcaagatctttcatttgagtacccacatcaatttttcatatatttatatgtatatatgaaaaatatatcaaaaatgcatgtgggtactcaaatgaaagctcttgatgagtgtaacatcgggatgtgcttatatctttataaatgtcaatatttgagaaagtacagtgcaatttaacataattaagaaatgaccttgtatcttgtaaactattgacatttttaaagatagaagctcaccccgacattgcactcatcgagacctttcatttaagtacccacatcagtttttcatatatttatatataacatatatatgtatgtatgaaaaatatatcaaaagtgcatgtgggtactcaaatgaaagctcttgatgaatgtaacatcgggatgagcttatatctttcaaaacgtcaatatttaagaaagtacagtataatttaacaaaagtcacatagtgactgcaagattgctagttactttttaaattataaatttactattcaATTTCAGGTGGATTTGACGGCACAAGTAATGTATTAGCTGGAAAACTTTATGATATTCCCGTACGTGGTACCCATGCTCACGCTTACATAAATTCGTTTGCCGGAATAGACGAATTAAAGTTACGAGtatgtattaattaatcaatcaaaatcccaaataactaaaatattttattaacttattccttcttttatttaattagtgtCTTCTGCACAAAGAAACCGGTGAAGagtttgatttattaaaactatCATGCAAGTATCGACAGCAAATAGCGTCCGACTTAGGGGCTCTTGTTATGGAGGCTTCAGATAGCGAACTAGCAGCACTAGTTAGTTTTGCAATAGCATTTCCGGACGGCTTTATGGCACTTGTGGATACTTATGATGTAAAAAGGTAATCAAGCCAGTCTAGAATTATTGGCAGTGAAAAATTTGACATCACGctgtgtttatttttttttaaatgttttatttatactttgtCTATTAAAATACTGCTGTGAGTTACTATCCGCTTAaagcttaataataataataattattattgatacaATACACTCGTTGGAAAATTAAACAAACCGacggtatttatttatattttaaaaacaatcatCTGATATTTTTTCTGCGAGATCATTTAACATAAATGTCAGGATattattagaataaattaatacaagtCGCGGCGATTAAAAGcaatcaagtaaaaaaaaataggatgATGTCATGAAGATCAATTGACGCGTATAGAGttggaaaaattgtttttgttttattatttttttttttttttttaattatattctgTCTAACATTAGTGTATTTGTAGCATTAAATCATCGTTCGAGAGGCAGTCACGTGTAAACaacgaaaataataaatacaaagatgacgataataatattaatagccGTAATGATTCTACAATAAATAACGAATCACACAAGAATGGTTATAGTACTCCTCCTAATCAACAAGAGACATCACAATGTCTTACAAAAACACCAACTTACAACCATGACTTATTTAAACCAGGCGAATTGGGAGAACTATGTGTGAGGTATGATTTCGTGTTGtgtccttttcttttttttccttattcatttactttttatttttatactttactaATAATTGAAACGCTACTGCTGCTGCTTGAgagctattttattatttacacatCACTCGCCAATCATCCATCATCCATCCattatcttattatttttcttaatatttcaaacaaaaattctaacaattggattgaaaaaaaaaattctacctTATATAGTGCTTTTCCCAGTTCAGccttagttttaaaattacaattagctaaattaaaaaaaaaaaaaacacactgaaataaataaaaaattcggaTACTGATTCTCAAGAATTAAAAACCAAATACGATTTCTTgagaataatatatattattaagagaataagcaaaattttgtggccagtgtatttatatgataaaatgggtttttttagtgaaatttagtgtcattgcaaaggtcttgatttgaatttatgccttttcaaggtttcatatcattctcaccgatagtcaatttattatgataagtatttaggctgcattcaaaaatgctctatctctagatacataattaagaaatgaccttgtatcctgtcaactattaaaatttttaaagatataagctcatcctgatgttacactcatcgagacctttcatttgagtacccacatcaatttttcatatattttatatttttatatatttcacaaataccatatatatagaatatatagaaattgccatgtgggtactcaaatgaaaggtcttgatgaatgtgacatcggggtgagcttatatcttaaaaaatgtcaataattaagaaatggccCTGTATCTCGTAAAttattggcatttttaaagatataagctcattccgatgttacattcatcaagacctttcatttgagtacccacattaatttttcatatatttatatatattatatatataatatatatatatatatatatatatatatatatatatatatatattatatatatatatatatatatatatatatgtatatatgaaaaatatatcaaaatgtatgtgggtactcaaatgaaagctcttgatgagtgtaacatcaggatgagcttatatctttaaaatatatattatatatatgtatttatgaaaaatatatgaaaaatgcatgtgggtactcaaatgaaagctcttgatgagagtaacatctagatgagcttatatctttaaaaacgtcaatagttaagaaagtacagtgcaatttaacaaaattcattatttaacaaagcaaaattttatttattcatagttcacaagtcacggcagtcacatagtgactgcaagtttgctagttatttttattcaacatcgactggaataaaaaaaaataaaaaaggaacTCATCAACCATTTGAATTGCATTtatcatttgaataaattgatgaaaaataatcaataaaaataaataaataaattctaaaaaattttattttacagaagtggattattaaatttttgtgcaGTGGCATTAGCACTGTCAGACCTTGGCTACCGCGCAGTAGGTATTAGAATCGACAGCGGAGATCTCGCGTACCTAAGTCAAGCGGCTCGTGACACATTTGTCAAGTTGTCTGAGCGCTTCAACATACCCTGGTTCGCCAAGATGACAATCGTCGCGTCGAACGACATCAACGAGGAGACAATAATGAGCTTGAATGAGCAGAACCACCAGATCGACTGCTTCGGAGTGGGAACACACTTGGTGACTTGCCAGCGGCAACCTGCTTTAGGTTGTGTGTACAAAATGGTAGAGATAAACAACCACCCGAGAATAAAACTAAGCCAGGAGGTCGACAAAATAACGATACCTGGGAGAAAAAACGCTTACAGATTGTACGGAGCTGACTCACATGCTCTGATAGATTTACTTCAGCGCTGCGATGAACCTGCTCCTCAAGTCGGGACTCGGGTACTCTGCAGACATCCTTTCCAAGAGTCTAAACGAGCTTATGTTATTCCGACGCGCGTTGAAACTCTGCACAAGGTtaatatttagatattttttttattttcagttttaaTTATTGGAAATTCTTTTAGGTCTACTGGAAAGACGGAAAAATTGTTAACCCCTTGCCGGTGCTTCAAGATATTAGGAATAGAGTCAGCGAATCTTTGAAGACACTTAGAACTGATCATAAAAGGAGTCTCAATCCCACACCctacaaagtaaaaattattttaatctatcgtattaagagaataagaaaaattttgtttccaggatagtcatatgataaaatcgatttttttttaaatgaccttgtattttgtgaactatcgacatttttaaagatataagctcaccccgacattatacgcatcgagacctttcatttgagtacccacatcaatttttcatatatttcatatatttatatgtatatatgaaaaatatatcaaaaatgcatgtgggtactcaaatgaaagctcttgatgagtgtaacatcgggatcagcttatatctttataaatttcaatagttgagaaagtacagtgcaatttaatttaattaagaaatgaccttatatcttgaaaactatttactttttaaagatataagctcatcctgatgttatactcatcaagacctttcatttgagtacccacatcaatttttcatatatttatatgtatatatgaaaaatatatcaaaaatgcatgtgggtactcaaatgaaagctcttgatgagtgtaacatcgggatcagcttatatcttcaaaaacgttaATAGTTAAGAAGTTACATTCCAATTTAacgaaattcattatttaataaagcaaaattttatttatttatagttcaagTATTCACagagtgactgcaaggttgctagttaataattaatatttttgaatttttttaattaaatttattccatttcAGGTGGCTGTAAGCGATGATTTGTATACGTTTATTCACGATCTCTGGGTTCAAAATGCGCCGATAGGTGAATTATCTTGAAACAACTGttgctgagaaaaaaaaattattataaataattttctttttaaaataataataatattaataaataaaaaatcaatagtttCCACAaaggtatatttatatttaaggttcacaatgttaaataatttaaattattgatttaaataatttaaattattgatttaaaaatttaaattgaaagtaCAAATTTGTTAGAGTGCATAATGTAGAGTTTTATGAACGAGTGCATTAAATCAAtggttcaaaatattaaaataatatttaataatgagtAAGAGATATTAGCtactgaataaatttaattactagtCGGTCGTCATGTAGATACGTTATAAATGTTAGCGTAAATTTGAGTAATTACTACTCAttgtattgaaattttaaatatttaaatatccaaaataagagAAAAGTAAATAATGCATTAAAAAGAAACGTTTTTAAAGGTacaaataatgaaatatttgttatagtaaaatatatttattaccgcgtgtaaaatatatttttagattaaaatctaaatcaataattagagtaaagtgtaaaaataattattttaatgtttgCAATCaggtgtaaaatattttttactcgaCAAAGCAATATTGTTACgtcattataattatcatatcttaatattattataattacatgtATAGAATACATttgttaatcatttttattagctttttactatttttaattaaatcattttgtCTGGTGCTTATAAtcatttaaacattttttgtttttttttttttttcattaataaaaattatattaataaataaataaattatttttaaaatacattacttaggtcagtgtaaataatttttggtaaaaaaattcaccttaaattttttacagtgtacttaaattatttttgtaaatttaaaaccttagaatttttttttacactgaatgtcatttaaaaattttattttaaaataaatgtcaagaaaaaaattagccgagattcaaaaattaaaaaaattttttttcattgaaaaaatgatttttaaaaaatatttttttgttctaatttaatgatttaaaaaaaaattaaaacgtcggctaatttttaatattataaaaaatatgaagttaaatttagcagatatttaataattttttttaacaaataaattatggcaaaaaaaaattgacgtagaaatttaaaaaaataaaaaatgcaattttttaaaaataattttttacaataaatttgtttgttaaaaaaatttttaaaattctctagtgctaactttaaataataataaagttagccgacatttttgttttttttattttgcttaatttattaaattataactaaaaaatatttttgaaaaattgcgcttatagtttttgaagttttaaaaattttttttttatttttttgtaataattctttgataaaaaaaatcataaaaaatttttaaatgtcggctaactttaatgtcatataaaaaaaaaaaaattatctcatACCTGATTCTTTCAgtatcatcaatattttttttatttttttatttctaaccGCGGGAAAAAGTGTTTACCCATCAAACATTACgcaagtgtgtgtgtgtgtgttatcAGCTGTCAACCAagcgataaaaaatatttggtaaAAAGTTTCATCagcttaataaataaactatttttttagtaaaaatttttttggaaaaaatgaaaagaaaaatggcGACggagaataaaaatatttaaaaagtgagTAGTTGTTTTCTAAACCCATAGGTGGTAGGTAGATCGGGGGTCAGTGGACGTCACGCAATTATAATACCTCCGACTCCGGAGTTTCTGTCTATCTATTGGGTGATAtatagtgtgtgtgtgtgtgtgtgtgtgattctcagtaataaaaaatacaattaaagatattaaaaaagcATCATTCTCTGTATCGGCGTTAGCAAGTGGTCCCCGTGACACTAAAAACAATAGCCGCTTAAAGAGTTTAGTAGTTGGAGCGTTTGTCAGCGTACCATCAGACAtacagttaaataaatatatatcactTGATTGTGAATAAACGGTggaagaaaaaagaaaaaagtagtACCTAAGCCGGGAGGGTTGAAGCGAGACCCGAGATAAGACGTTTAATAACGCCGAGAGAGCTGGAGACAAAGAGTGcgtgtgtgagtgtgtacaCTAAAAGTAAAAGACCTTGATGTGCATTGCCACTGCTACacaatttacaatttacaatttactatttaatcttaaacttattaaatacttaGCTTAAGTACTCGACTACTATACCACTGCCAGGATTTATCTTCGGTCTCTTAATTgtcatttttgttatttttttaatagcgcTCAATTATTTTGGAAGCCCGATTTGGAGCGGTCAAACTCCAGCCGGTACTCCAATCCATTTTTGAGGCTTCTCTGGCATCgcagtttaattattatccgGCTGTTGGTTACCTGGACCACTATTATCCTCGTGATTCCGGGGTGATTGGACCTGCAGGCAGGTTATGTCAGCTGGATTGGCAGGTACTGTGCCAGATCAGGTTAGTTTGTCGTCCAGGACAACGTCATTCTCGTTATCATCAACCGCTTCTAAATATTTGGAGAATCCTTGCTGTATAAAGATTTTAATCTGTTTTTACATGCTACGTAATGCAGCGGATGAAAGGACAAGCAAATCAGAGTAAGTTTACAAACTCATTGTTTGTAATTCTTCATTTTATCCACAAGTATTTatagaaaatcatttttatacgTCAAGTAGCTGACGTTtggctaaataataaaaatgtgctaataattttcatgaaaattaaattaatcaacatctaaaaatttttttaatttattttattgaaaaattttacaaactacacgtgcaatttttatagttctaatttaattaattttcataaattaagttagccgacatctaaaaatttttagaatatttttttattgaaaaaattattacaaaaaaaatttcatttgtaaaaaactttaaaaactctaaatgcagttttaaaaaaatctttttttttgttctaatttaattattgaaaaaaaattaaaagcgtCGGCTTACTTTaggattattaataatttaatgatatttatataccagtattaataataattttacgatacttaaattaacatttaataaaaataaaaaaaaaaaaaacaaattctttaaataaataatttatttattgcactaataattaaaacttccAGCAAACAATGGTCCCAAGGAGCACCAAGCAAGTGATCATGGCGGGGACGAGTCAAATTTCGATTCATGGCGAGGAGGTAACAACACGCAGCACCACTCAAACTACCCAACAATCGGTACCGGTGAGCCTTATCCTTACTACACCAATACGTCATTTCAATATCAAACATTTGGAGCAGGCGATGGTACCTGGTCTAATGGGACAGATCCAGTTGCCTTTTTGTCAGGTTACGGCGGTCAAATAAGCCACGATGCCTACGGCGGTGGAA
This genomic window contains:
- the LOC123260677 gene encoding nicotinate phosphoribosyltransferase; translation: MLHDSDCQGLSNGTQQNSVVQPLLTDLYQITMAYAYWKCGKMNDYTTFDLFFRKNPFRGEFTIFAGLGECLKFMQKFKYSESDIEYLKTTMSSSIEPEFFEYLKGLTPKGVTLYAIEEGSAVFPRVPLIRVEGPLIMVQLLETTLLTLVNYASLMATNAARYRMAAGNNVSLLEFGLRRAQGPDGGLSASKYSYIGGFDGTSNVLAGKLYDIPVRGTHAHAYINSFAGIDELKLRCLLHKETGEEFDLLKLSCKYRQQIASDLGALVMEASDSELAALVSFAIAFPDGFMALVDTYDVKSIKSSFERQSRVNNENNKYKDDDNNINSRNDSTINNESHKNGYSTPPNQQETSQCLTKTPTYNHDLFKPGELGELCVRSGLLNFCAVALALSDLGYRAVGIRIDSGDLAYLSQAARDTFVKLSERFNIPWFAKMTIVASNDINEETIMSLNEQNHQIDCFGVGTHLVTCQRQPALGCVYKMVEINNHPRIKLSQEVDKITIPGRKNAYRLYGADSHALIDLLQRCDEPAPQVGTRVLCRHPFQESKRAYVIPTRVETLHKVYWKDGKIVNPLPVLQDIRNRVSESLKTLRTDHKRSLNPTPYKVAVSDDLYTFIHDLWVQNAPIGELS